From Mycolicibacterium nivoides, a single genomic window includes:
- a CDS encoding CaiB/BaiF CoA transferase family protein, giving the protein MTSGPLQGIRVIDLTAMVMGPYCTQIMADMGADVIKVETPAGDNTRYISVGPAPGMSGVFVNVNRGKRSVVLDLRSEQGKADLRALIADADVFIHSMRAKAITKLGFGYDDVAAINPGIVYTNCYGYGRRGPDADRPAYDDTIQAECGLPAVQQQLTGEASYVGTIMADKVAGLTALYATTMALFHRERTGEGQEVEVSMFETMASFMLVEHANGAMFDPPLGPAVYPRAVTPNRKPYETKDGHIAALVYNDKHWNAFIDRVQPPWNSPEYATLEQRAKQIDTVYALVAKTLKERTTAEWLDLFTELEIPAAPMLTPDALFENEHLNAVGLFETIDTPHGRVRMPGVPTWFSRTPGHVAGYAPELGADTAEVLAELGRRDIAG; this is encoded by the coding sequence ATGACATCCGGTCCACTGCAGGGCATTCGGGTCATCGACCTCACCGCGATGGTGATGGGGCCGTACTGCACGCAGATCATGGCCGACATGGGCGCCGACGTCATCAAGGTCGAGACACCGGCGGGGGACAACACCCGCTATATCTCGGTGGGCCCGGCTCCCGGGATGAGCGGCGTGTTCGTCAACGTCAACCGCGGCAAGCGCAGCGTGGTGCTGGATCTGCGTTCGGAACAGGGCAAGGCCGACCTGCGGGCACTGATCGCCGACGCCGATGTGTTCATCCACTCGATGCGGGCCAAGGCCATCACCAAGCTCGGCTTCGGCTACGACGACGTGGCCGCGATCAACCCGGGCATCGTCTACACCAATTGCTACGGATACGGCCGGCGCGGCCCGGACGCCGACCGGCCCGCGTACGACGACACCATCCAGGCCGAATGCGGATTGCCCGCGGTGCAACAGCAATTGACCGGCGAGGCCTCCTACGTCGGCACCATCATGGCCGACAAGGTGGCCGGGCTGACCGCCCTCTACGCGACCACCATGGCCCTGTTCCACCGGGAGCGCACCGGCGAGGGCCAGGAGGTCGAGGTCAGCATGTTCGAGACCATGGCCTCCTTCATGCTGGTCGAACATGCCAACGGCGCCATGTTCGACCCCCCGCTGGGACCCGCGGTGTACCCGCGGGCGGTCACCCCCAACCGCAAGCCGTACGAGACCAAGGACGGTCACATCGCGGCGCTCGTCTACAACGACAAGCACTGGAACGCCTTCATCGACCGGGTGCAGCCGCCATGGAACAGCCCCGAGTACGCGACGCTGGAACAAAGAGCCAAGCAGATCGACACGGTGTACGCGCTGGTGGCCAAGACCCTCAAGGAGCGCACCACCGCGGAGTGGCTGGATCTGTTCACCGAGTTGGAGATTCCCGCCGCGCCCATGCTCACTCCGGACGCGCTGTTCGAGAACGAGCACCTCAACGCCGTCGGACTGTTCGAGACCATCGATACCCCGCACGGCCGGGTGCGGATGCCCGGCGTGCCCACCTGGTTCTCCCGGACTCCGGGCCACGTCGCCGGGTACGCACCGGAACTGGGTGCCGATACTGCCGAGGTGCTTGCCGAGCTCGGCCGACGGGACATCGCCGGATAA
- a CDS encoding SDR family NAD(P)-dependent oxidoreductase: protein MSTLRFDERVAVVTGAGRGLGREYALLLASRGAKVVVNDPGGGLTGDGTDSGPAQAVVDEIVSAGGQAVTVTDSVATPEGGQAIVDAAVERFGRVDILIHNAGTVRRGSLKELTYDDFEAVLDVHLRGAFHVVRPAFPLMCQAGYGRVVLTSSIGGLYGNHQVANYAAAKAGILGLCNVVALEGADDGVMCNAIVPGAVTRMAEGLDTSAYPPMGADLVAPAVGWLAHESCSVTGEFFVAIAGRIARAVVAESPGVYQPSWTVEEVGEQMDRIRDTSEPVIFPVVPDGHADHIRYSFGRAADEVNS, encoded by the coding sequence TTGAGCACACTCAGATTCGACGAGCGCGTCGCCGTCGTCACCGGGGCCGGCCGGGGACTCGGCCGCGAATACGCCCTGCTCCTCGCATCGAGGGGCGCCAAGGTCGTCGTCAACGATCCCGGTGGCGGTCTCACCGGGGACGGTACCGACTCGGGGCCGGCGCAGGCCGTCGTCGACGAAATCGTCTCGGCCGGTGGCCAAGCCGTCACCGTCACGGATTCGGTGGCCACCCCCGAGGGCGGCCAGGCCATCGTCGACGCGGCCGTCGAGCGCTTCGGTCGCGTGGACATCCTGATCCACAACGCGGGCACCGTGCGGCGCGGCTCGCTGAAGGAACTCACCTACGACGATTTCGAAGCCGTGCTCGACGTGCATCTGCGCGGCGCGTTCCACGTTGTGCGCCCGGCATTTCCGCTGATGTGCCAGGCCGGATACGGCCGCGTGGTGCTGACCTCGTCGATCGGCGGGCTGTACGGCAACCATCAGGTCGCCAACTACGCGGCGGCCAAGGCCGGGATTCTCGGGCTGTGCAATGTGGTGGCACTGGAGGGCGCCGACGATGGCGTGATGTGCAATGCGATCGTGCCGGGCGCGGTGACCCGGATGGCCGAGGGCCTGGACACCTCGGCGTACCCGCCGATGGGCGCGGACCTGGTGGCCCCGGCCGTGGGCTGGCTGGCGCACGAATCCTGTTCGGTCACCGGCGAGTTCTTCGTCGCGATCGCGGGGCGGATCGCCCGCGCCGTCGTCGCCGAATCGCCGGGGGTGTACCAGCCGTCGTGGACCGTGGAGGAGGTCGGTGAGCAGATGGACCGCATCCGCGATACCAGCGAGCCGGTGATCTTCCCGGTGGTCCCCGACGGGCACGCCGACCACATCCGCTACAGCTTCGGACGAGCCGCGGACGAGGTCAACTCATGA
- a CDS encoding TauD/TfdA dioxygenase family protein, whose protein sequence is MTTTTALETRDIKPRIGTEIRADKATLLSGEHAGRIRELLEQRGVLVFPQIGFTDDEQIAFTEILGTFAPEHAGEKLYKVSLDTEVNKQADYLKGSLYWHIDGTMNEVPILASLLQSVALGNPEEGDTEFCNTYAAYDDLSDDDKAELEGLRAMHSAWNTMFYYDPEPSAKALRRMMAIGDRELPLVWTHQSGRKSLVLGATARHIVDADGPIDFRKSAELLVRLRDWATQPDFTYRHKWTVGDLVIWDNTGTMHRATPYDPTSGRLLQRTKLEGEEPFA, encoded by the coding sequence ATGACGACGACCACGGCGCTTGAGACTCGGGATATCAAGCCGCGCATCGGAACCGAGATCCGGGCCGACAAGGCCACACTGCTTTCGGGCGAACATGCTGGGCGGATCAGAGAACTGCTCGAGCAGCGCGGGGTGCTGGTGTTCCCGCAGATCGGGTTCACCGACGACGAGCAGATCGCCTTCACCGAAATCCTCGGGACGTTCGCCCCGGAACACGCCGGCGAGAAGCTGTACAAGGTCTCCCTCGACACCGAGGTGAACAAGCAGGCCGACTACCTCAAGGGCTCGCTGTACTGGCACATCGACGGCACGATGAACGAGGTGCCGATCCTGGCCTCGCTGCTGCAGAGCGTGGCGCTGGGGAACCCGGAGGAAGGCGACACCGAGTTCTGCAACACCTACGCCGCCTACGACGACCTGTCCGACGACGACAAGGCCGAGCTCGAGGGCCTGCGCGCCATGCATTCGGCGTGGAACACGATGTTCTACTACGACCCCGAGCCCAGTGCGAAGGCTCTGCGCCGCATGATGGCGATCGGTGACCGGGAACTGCCGTTGGTGTGGACGCATCAGTCCGGCCGTAAGTCGCTGGTGCTCGGCGCCACAGCCCGCCACATCGTCGACGCCGACGGCCCGATCGACTTCCGCAAGAGCGCCGAACTGCTGGTGCGGCTGCGGGATTGGGCCACCCAACCGGACTTCACCTACCGGCACAAGTGGACCGTCGGCGACCTGGTGATCTGGGACAACACCGGGACCATGCACCGGGCCACACCGTATGACCCGACGTCGGGGCGGCTGTTGCAGCGCACCAAACTCGAGGGCGAGGAGCCCTTCGCTTGA